In Trichocoleus desertorum NBK24, the following are encoded in one genomic region:
- a CDS encoding pentapeptide repeat-containing protein translates to MDFSGQNLRGRNFKGQDLTGANFSYADIRGANFTSAILQGANFTGVKAGLLPSWSACLFIVSITLSILGLGTSVVSVNLFSSADVVHWSEVIMASENPLRVDVKFPILELVIFVFCFTSIMAGQFIGEFADKTQISMELFGSSRMSRMKSKLLAKTFFICTFIIWAVFFLTETSKVIYALLLWMTLGLFPGLCLAAFIGLVFAYPISSRNVLFDGKRTIFRNSDLTDADFTRASLTYVDFRKSNLVRTCWFQAWTVKDAWIKDTYLEDLYLYRLLTTKQGANQIIYNTKKTRDINLENANLTSRLWLE, encoded by the coding sequence ATGGACTTCTCCGGACAAAACCTCCGAGGCCGCAACTTCAAAGGTCAAGACCTCACCGGAGCCAACTTCAGCTACGCCGACATCCGGGGCGCAAACTTCACTAGTGCCATTTTGCAAGGGGCAAATTTTACAGGGGTCAAAGCAGGTTTACTTCCAAGTTGGAGCGCATGTTTATTTATAGTTTCAATTACCTTGTCTATTTTAGGACTAGGAACTTCTGTTGTTTCTGTCAACCTTTTTTCATCTGCTGATGTAGTTCACTGGTCCGAAGTCATAATGGCTTCAGAGAACCCATTACGAGTAGACGTAAAATTTCCTATTCTTGAATTAGTAATTTTTGTCTTCTGCTTCACAAGCATAATGGCTGGACAATTCATTGGAGAGTTTGCGGACAAAACGCAGATTTCAATGGAGCTATTTGGCTCGTCTCGAATGTCCCGAATGAAGTCAAAGCTTTTAGCAAAAACATTTTTTATATGCACTTTTATTATTTGGGCAGTTTTCTTCTTAACAGAAACCTCAAAAGTTATTTATGCATTATTATTATGGATGACTCTAGGGCTCTTTCCGGGCTTGTGTCTTGCGGCTTTTATAGGTCTTGTCTTCGCATATCCTATATCCTCTAGAAACGTACTGTTTGATGGCAAAAGAACAATTTTTCGAAATTCCGATTTAACTGATGCTGACTTTACAAGGGCATCACTAACATATGTTGACTTCAGGAAATCCAATTTAGTTCGTACTTGCTGGTTTCAAGCTTGGACTGTCAAAGATGCATGGATCAAGGACACGTACTTAGAAGATCTTTATTTATATCGGCTGTTGACAACAAAACAAGGCGCTAATCAAATAATTTATAACACCAAAAAGACAAGAGATATTAATCTGGAGAACGCCAACTTAACTAGTAGACTCTGGCTGGAGTAG
- a CDS encoding DUF29 domain-containing protein, with protein sequence MQAQPDWAFLAASSPYQTAIAVQKLLQEGKSMEAGEGLHALIDSMGRSEKRALKSQLTRLMSHVIKWKCQPERRSPSWAITIRDARTEIADSQEEFPSLNRDHIESIWPKCFDRAIKDAEDEMGMRCSLNSLSWTEVFEEEYTLLKPEAE encoded by the coding sequence ATGCAAGCACAACCAGATTGGGCGTTTCTGGCAGCAAGTTCTCCTTATCAAACTGCGATCGCGGTGCAAAAGCTATTGCAGGAGGGCAAATCGATGGAAGCGGGCGAAGGACTCCATGCACTGATTGATTCTATGGGCAGGTCAGAAAAACGGGCACTGAAAAGCCAACTGACTCGGTTAATGAGCCATGTAATTAAATGGAAGTGTCAACCAGAGCGGCGATCGCCAAGTTGGGCAATTACAATTCGCGATGCCCGGACGGAAATTGCTGACAGCCAAGAAGAATTTCCCAGCCTCAACCGAGATCACATTGAGTCGATTTGGCCAAAATGCTTCGACAGAGCCATCAAAGATGCTGAAGACGAAATGGGGATGCGGTGTTCCTTAAATTCCCTATCTTGGACTGAAGTCTTTGAGGAAGAATACACGTTACTAAAACCCGAAGCAGAATAA